Part of the Rhodamnia argentea isolate NSW1041297 unplaced genomic scaffold, ASM2092103v1 Rarg_v2.32, whole genome shotgun sequence genome, CGTCAATAAAATAAGATAGATGGATGCCTGAATCGGACATATGAGATGAGCCCTAAACCCCTCGTTCTTTGCGTGAAGACCAGATGCGCTCTTAGCTGCCTTTCAAGATGCCAAATCGTTCTCAACTTTCATTGGTTTGGCGGGGCTCTTCATCTATCAATCGAAGGTTAGAGTTGGCTTCATTGCTTGGTTTTGGAAGACGGGAGAGATCTCAGATCAGGTTCAACCTCAAGTGAGTCATCATAGGGTCTTGCTTTGAGGAACGGACAGACCAGACAGTCGTGACTTTCTTTCTCGCCTCTTTCTCTTTATTGCCTGAGCCCGGGCTTCAAAGTCAGAGCCTTCCCTGCTTCACCCATTCATTGCCATCAACCGGCTGTTCGAGCTCATCAATCAAGACGGCGGGGAACTTAGATGATTCATCTTAGTATGCCGGGTATGTCGTTGCCCAAGGTCCTTTCTAAGAGATCAATCTAAGggtagaaaaagaagagaatcagACTTCGGTGAGTGCCGCTTGCTGTCAGGCCATCGGCTCCTATCACTTTGTTCGATTGAAAGCCTTTTCCTCGATGAGTTGAAGGTTTGTGACTCCTTCGCTTCGACCGTACCTTCTTTCTTTAGTAGCGAGTAGAACTTGAAAGATAGGGGTCAACGCCACAGGCATTAGCCAAAACAATAGAACTTGACAGAGATTGAGTTGAAACAGCATTTCTTGTCACCATGACCAGCCCTGACTTGACTGGTGGGTGAAGGAGAGAAAGTCTCAGCGCTAACTCACTAGACGGACAATCGACCCTAGGGAGAGAAGCTACCCCGATTCACTAGCCTAGCCTGGGAACATCACTTCCTATAGTGGCAGGTAGTTGAATTGAAGGAAAGCGGCAGCTAATTGAATGGGTTCTGTCGCACCTGATTCATCTTCCACCGAGATTACATCACATCAATGAAGGAATGCAAGTGTAGTTTTCCCCAGATCTAATGTCTGATTTCGACCTGATCTTGATCTATTAGAAACGAACTGCCCTACGTTCAAGAAAGAAAGACTGTCTGGCTGTAGCCATGTCGAATGGAGAAGGAGGGGCTTCAAGGGCAGAGGCACGAAGTGAAGCAGCTTTCCCAACCCAAGACATAGGTTAAGAAGCGGAATGGGGCAAGGCCGAGGAACCGCCatctcttttcatttgttttgggtATTACCAAACCTAGCCTAGCCTTCGTCAATCACACTAAAGCGGAGCACCCAACTATGGCAAGGCCCCCTTCTGTAAGGGTTAGGTTAGTCAATCCGGCCCGAGACGCGTTCGTTGACAAAACCGCCGTAGGAATGGAGACCTTTCAATAGAGCGGAGTCGAACTGATCAACGAGAAAGAGGCCCTATTAACTATAAACGAATACACCACAAGATCGAACTGCACTCATACCTCTCCCGCATCAAGTTGACCGCCACCCCCTACGTAGTGATTATATCAATCATGTACGTAGGTAGGGCCCCCATTCTGATTGGtatatcatgaaaaagaaagCCATTTGCACCAGGCGCACTGCGCTTTCCCTTGCCCAGATGTTCGCCTTTCTAAGTCAAGTAATGGTGACCCGCCGAAGACTGGAGCCTCGTAACATGTTGACGAAGACCTCCGAACTGAGGATTCGATCAGTAGAGGGGGCTACTTTGCCTCCCCGGAATAAGAATAGCCCCGCTCTCTAGCCGACGGATCCCCTTGATTATATAACAGGGAAGGAACGTGTCACATTAGAAGTGAACAATCAGAGATGTCCTCTAATCACCACGATGAGGCTGGTCCCTCTTTTAGTAGACTCAGCTATGAATATGAATGAAGAAATGAATGCCGGGCTCTTTCTTTCACTGCTAACCCCAAGAAGTTTCTTAATGCTGATACTTTCTCTTTCGTCGAGCCCTGAGCTTGTGATCCTCTTTGAGTGTGGGTTCAATTGGATGAATCTGTCAAGTCAAGGTCAACGTACATAGCACAAAGGATGGTGCATCGCCTATTTCTCGTTCTCGCTCGGGAGCCAAAACCGAACACGCCTGCTACCTACTGTACTGGACCTTCGACCCGGCATTCTACCCTTGTCGAATCGGAACCAACCACCACTGCATTGCGCTCGAACAGTTGAGCGGCCGCCGGCCAGCAACTTCCGTGCACAGATAGAGATTCATTCTTCGTACCTGGTCCAACCTCAAAATCCTTCGCGGGTTGGTAAGGAGTCAGTCTTCTTTGGTAAGACGGAAttggacaaagaaaagagagtgcTCGACCGGAAGAACGGCCAACAAAACAAAGACCGTAATTACATAGATAACTGCTCCTCCCTTTCTCTGTCTTTAAGGCTTTAAGTCGAACCGTATGGCGGCTGGAAAGAAAGACGACCTCACCTTCTCGTAGATGGTGTCAGTGAGAGGAACTTGAGTCTCCCCCGTTGACCTTCTTTTGTGGATAGAATCTTCAATGAGTGTAAGCAAGCACCCAACCTAAGAAAGGTGCTTGTTGAGTAAGGCTGGCTTTCGAGCCCAAGCCCCTTGTATAGGTTGGGTGCTTGAGCGCTTCTCATATCGATCAAGGCTTTCCTTGAGTTTTCAAGTTGGGGCGCGTTAGCTAGACCCTTTTCTTGCGGGAGTGATAACGCGCGCCctctagttttttttcttcGCTTGCTCTGCAGTACGAGCCTCATACAGAGCCGCGCCCTTTTAATATGATGAGAAGAAGAGGGGCcgccctcttttcttttccgcaCCCATCCTTTCCTTATTTACTAGTACATATTTTTTGGGGTGTATAGCTCAGTTGGTAGAGCATTGGGCTTTTAACCTAATGGTCGCAGGTTCAAGTCCTGCTATACCCAAACCTACCTTACTATAGTAGGTGATGCGTAGTAGCGTTCAAAGATCACTCTTTGGCCTTTAGACTCGCTTCAGCGACTTTGCCCTTTAAGTGACAAAGGGGGTGAGCCGCTCCAAGCCGAAAGCGATAGCGAATCCCGAACTTGCCCACGCTCATCCAAACCGGCCTCAAAAAGCGATCGGAAAGCAAAGCCCTTCCTTCCAATCCAAGCCGACGAAGCCGCCCCTATATCTAACCACCGCTCACCCCGATCACATATTGGCACGTTCATGATGCATCATGATCAAAAGGCCCTAAAAAGACCTATGCATCAGTGTACTGTCATGATCATATATTAGCTCGATTTTTTGGACGGCTTGAAGGTAGTTTACTTGCTTACTTGTTAGAGTAAGGCGAAGCCGCCTATTTCTTCGGGCAAAGGGCGCTCCCTCCTCCTAACTCCTTCCACTTCTCCCCGGGACAGGGACTACGGCTTGACCTTCGAGGAAGAACTCCGTGGGACCCCTCCTTTTAGGGCGCCTAGATAGTGAAAGGTTATCCCTTTGCAACGCTGGAAGCTAAGCAAAGTCACGAAGCTGGCTGACTACGCTCGAGCAGAGCTCAGGCCCGGAGGTGGTGGCTGAACTCGCCACAGAGTTCAGGAGCGAGTAAGACTATCTTGGTGAATGCAATAAGAATCGGCTGCTCGCCGCAGCAGAGTGCTTTGCCCATGCTGCTATCCGCCGCCGAAGCGCTCTCAAGGAATTCGTGCTTGGATGTCGAGATCAGGGGACTCTATCCAATCCATGCGGCGAAATCTATTTGTGGTGGAACAAACTCAAATCCAAATATATTTTCCGATACAAGAGATCGGCCCCGAAGCAAGGTATGGTGGGTGCCAGCAACTTAAACTTGTTAGGAGTAGGGGCTGAAAAGAGCTCTTTGTATAGCTTGGCTTTGCTGGGCTTTGATGCTTACAACTTAGAGAAAGGGGAAGGTTTGAGAAAGGAGCTTTTTAGCCCTTTTGCTGGATTGTTGGTCCGCGGCCCCGCTCTATAGATAGAATGAATAAGGAGAGGCCTATCGATGACATGACCGAGCCACTCTTTTACTACTCCTTACCTTACCCCCCTTGTCACTTAAGGGGAAGCAAGAGAAGGGGGCCCGCTGGAAACCTTCGCCTTCGGCTCCATACTGATCGGGCCGGCCGGCCATGAAGGGACATTACGAACTTCTTACTGGTAATACTGGGCTGTATATGATCCTGATCAGTGATCAGTATATTTTCATATTCCGGATCCttatgtgctttttttttcttatactAGCGGCGGCAGATCCATTAGTAAACAGGAGCTGCTATCGTTCACCCGGCTGGATGTCAATCTGACGGATGGATAGGCGtagcagaaaagaaaagatagggTCAATTACGAGAGGAAGGCGGAGGAAAGAAGACGAGAGAGCAAGCCCCAGGAAAGTATAGGTTGGCTTGCAGCTACCACGGCCGTAAGAACGACTCGAAAGACGGGCCCCCGCCCCGAGAGTCGCGATAAAATCTTTCGGAATCAAAATTATATCGTGGTAGCCTACAATGGTTGCTTTCCTATGCCGTTCCATTCATACGAAGCCAAGCCGATCCGATTTAGGCCTAGGACCCAACTCCGAACCCTTTGCCTGGCCTCGGGTGGTGGATCGAATGAACACTCAACTGCGTCATCACGGCAGCGATGGATGTTTAACCTTTATTTATATCTTATCCTTCTttataaataaagagaaaggcGGGGATGGACTCTGAAATACTCCTCCGATCGGTTCCGACAGTCTTTTCTTCACCTTCTCTTCTCGGCATGATCCAGGCGTTCAAGCTAGCAGATCAAATCATGGGTTTTCATCCCCGGAGAGGCAAATGAGTCGGTTGGTTGAAATGCGGTTATGCCGGGTGGACTAAAGTCAAGTGGGAGGTGGTCTCGTATTATCTTATAATAGGAGGACGCCCGCTTTTAGCTCTAAGTCATCGCTTCCAATCCTATTCCTATAATAGaacgcttttctttttttcggtatGCCGCTCCGCGAACAGAGCGAATGAAGAGAGATCCAACCTAATATCATGAATATCCTTCGCCCGTTATCTCCTCATCTTCCTATTTATAAGTCACAGCTTACTTATTTAGACTACtcacttttttttaaggagAAGCATTGCTTTCCTGCACTctaaaagttttcttttttctcttgtgTTCGATGTATTTTGTCAGTCCATCCTTTCAGAGATTGGGTTCCCCGGGGGATTGAGCCCTATCTTTCTTTTCATATATGGGCTGCTCCGGGTGGATCACTTCCCGGAGAGAGCTGGATGCTGTATGCATCTAGTAACATGGGGTTACGCGGCCGCCCCCAAGGGCAGCAACCACACCCTGCGGGAAGAACAGCCAACGCCCCCGGCACTCCGCCGGTACCTCAACCGGTTGTTATCCCCAATTGGACCAGCCTCTTCTCGGGGATGACAGCCGAAGGAGCCTCCTTTAGAACAGGTACCTTTTCCTTAATTTCGGGGGAATGATGACCCCTCCAGATGGCGTCCATTCTAGAAGCCCAAGTCATTGTGGAGCGCCATGTGGAGGCTGCATTGGTCCATGATAACTTTCATCCAGAGTCCATTCTTGCGCAATATGCAGAAATTCGGGGTCTTCTACATTCGCCGCAAGGGGAGCTCCTCAGTGAGCGCACCTCTCACTCCTACCCGACTCAGATAGTGAAAGATGGCACCCGACAAAGCGTTCCCTATCGCCGGATTAGGAGAGCCATCCAGAGCGGTCATCTCTCGTTGTAAGATCATCGTTTGGTTGGTTGGATGGTGATGCCCAGAAGGACCTCGCACACCCCACCCCCAAATAGGCTCTTGGTCTCAAAAGGGAATGGAATCTACTTTTTTCGGTATGCCGCTCCGCGAGCAAGGAGCGAGAGAAGCAAGCGGGCTGTGATGATGTCAGAATTTGCACCTATTTGTATCTATTTAGTGATTAGTCCGCTACTTTCTTTGATCCTACTCGGTGTTCCTTTTCCATTTGCTTCCAATAGTTCGACCTACCCAGAAAAATTGTCGGCCTACGAATGTGGTTTCGATCCTTCCGGTGATGCCAGAAGTCGTTTCGATATACGATTTTATcttgtttcaattttatttattatccCTGATCCGGAAgtcacctttttctttccttgggCAGTACCTCCCAACAAGATTGATTCGTTTGGATCTTGGTCCATGATGGcctttttattgattttgacGATTGGATCTCTCTATGAATGGAAAAGGGGTGCTTCGGATCGGGAGTAATCACTAGTGATAGGGCAAAAATCGGGGGTAAGGACAAAGGAAAGAGCGATGCCTACATTAAATCAATTGATTCGTTATGGTAGAGAAGAAAAACGGCGCACGGACCGTACTCGAGCTTTGGATCAATGTCCCCAGAAGCAAGGAGTATGCCTGCGTGTTTCAACGAGAACACCGAAAAAACCTAATTCAGCTCTACGTAAGATAGCCAAAGTACGATTGAGCAATCGACATGATATATTTGCTTACATTCCGGGCGAAGGTCATAATTTGCAGGAACATTCTATGGTCTTAATAAGAGGAGGTAGAGTGAAAGATTTGCCAGGTGTGAAATCCCATTGTATTCGAGGAGTCAAGGATTTGCTGGGAATTCCGGATCGAAGAAGAGGCAGATCAAAATATGGTGCGGAAAAACCCAAATCGAGATGAATGGAAGATGCCTCTGGAACTTGTTTTTCTCGGTCAGGAGAGGTTTATCCTTTGCCCCAATGATGGCCTTTTTCATCTTATTTGTATTCCGATCGAAGAAAGAAGGTTTCCAGTCTCATTCAACCAACTCTCTTTTTGAAGCAGATAGTTCACAGTGCTCATTCGATTCGATAGAAAAAAGTCACCCTATGTTTGttgaattatttgattttaAGCTCTTGCCCCGTTTTTGAACGCTGGGCAAGAGGCGCTGCCGCAGGCGCCCGATTTCCTACCTTTGCCCTCTCAAGGAGAAGGAGCGCTACCGCAGGTGCCCTCTCAAGGAGAAGGAGCGCTACCGCAGGCTCCAAATCCACTGCCCTCTCAAGAGGCCCTGCGGCAGGCGCCAGCACCGGCTGAAGTTGCCCACCCCGCTCCCAACCAAGAGGAGCTTGCGGCACTCCGAAGGGAGATTCAtgatttaataaaagaaaaacttcggAAAGAATCTGAGAGAGGGGTCGGTCCGCTGTCCACTCTGTTTCCCGAACAGAGGGAACTTCACTCGAGGACCGCCCACTTTATAATGGAAACCGACCTGGGGCTCTCCCCGGAGACAAATGTAGATACTCTCCGTGAATGCGCGGATGATCTGAGGGAGGATCCAAATCTCCTTCTGACGCTCATGAAACCCTATTTGCCAGAAAAAAGTGAGTCTGTCTGCATTCCCCAAGAGCAGCTTTTCATAGTACCTTAACTCTTTTGTCGTGGCGCTGCTGGATGCTTCTGATCAATAGGAAGAggagtataaaaaaaaacttatgatgAGCATCTATTTGGGTAGATCATTTCCAAGATCTAATTCCagttttttcttatttagtGGAAACGCCTTACAATCTGAAGTTTTACGCTTAAGGGAAAAAATGTTCTTGGTGGATGCAGGACCTGGGACCCCCAGAATTTGTATGCAAGATGAGCCTACAGGAGTGCCAATCAACCGAGCCAGCAGGCTTGAGAATAAGGTTGGATACCTGGATCTAGTGGCCGGTGAATCACTGATCAAAGAGAAGATTTTGGAGAGATTCTTCATCGATCTAGTGGCCGGTGAATCACTGATCAAAGAACGAGCAGCCGCCAGGTTTAATGATTTGGTTGGATCCCTGGATGTAGTAGCTGGTGaaccgcttcttcttcttccacgaaGATTCAGACAAAACCGAGCTTGGATGGAACTGAACAAGATTTGGCGAACGAATACAAGGGTCAAAGGCTTTCTAattgagaaaggaaaaagaggttaTTCAGTAGCCATCGCGGGTTTCATTACTTTTCTTCCATTCCGTCGTCACATAaggaaaaggataaaaaatGATCGATTCAGCATTGAGAAGATTAACCCAAAAAGGACGAATATTGTGGTGTTCTAAGAGCGGCAGATCAAACAAGAACTTGAGGAGCTTGCCAGGATGGCTTGGTAAGCAAGCAACCACTGATGTAGGCGCCAACTCCcagttcttttctcttctttctttttagttGAGTGACAGTTCATAAAAACAATTGTCCAAGATTGCTAGATCGAGCACGCGACGCGCATAGTATAAAGTTCAAGAGGGGGTTGTCTCCTCTTCAACATTTCTACGACTTCCTTGCCTTCCCCTTTTCAGAGAGCTCCTTTTTATCTTCCCAGATTTTCCTCCATATCTTCGCCgccttcttcatcatcttgtTCCATCCTTCAGGGATGTTCGGTAGGTGCCCGGGCCTCCTAAAAAATCTTTCCGACAAGAATGCTGCTTTCACATTGTAAGACATGGAACCGTCTCGCTCTTGTGAACACTGATCATAAGTGACAAAAGCCGCCGGAATCCTCATTTTTTGTCCATAAGCTCTCCTCGCTACTCTAAGAATTTCAAATGTCTTTTTATACACTGGTGCAGATGATTGCCCCTAAGGCACCGATGGACCAAGGCCTTCGTCTATCACCCGAATTTCTTGATTCACGGCGTCGAGTATTTGCACTTTCGATCTCGTGACTCGACCTGTAGGCGGTGATACCGCCACCTTCGAGGACGTGATCTTCTCTTAGTCACTTGTGCTGGTGGCGGAGAGGGCGGCGCTTGTGTTCTGGCTCTGGGGGGTGTTCCCTTTCTAAATTATGACGTACTAGGTTAGGTTGCCATCTAGGTCTCGTCTCGGTCGGGGGTTGACGAGTCAAGGCGCTTCCTCTTCTTTATATAGATGCGGATGGAGAAGGAATTCGGATCCGCTTGGctctttatttattataaagAAATGTATTCCCACTTGTGGGAGTTGCAGAAGATaatacaaatttaaaagaaatacccgaaattttaaaatatgcaTAAAAATCAGTATGGGAATGCGGAATAAAGGGCGGGTGAAAACCCAACATGGTAGGGTAGGACGGGGAGGCAAAGATAAAGATGGTAGGCATAGTCAGCCCTGTAGGTGGAGGCACACGAAGACCACACACATATCTCTTTTGAATCTATATCCCACGCTCATCAGCTCTTCGGGAAGAGAAGGACTCCAGTCAGGAGAGATTTCTGAGTGCATGAGTTGAGTTAAGGAAGGGGGTCTTAAGCCCCCATGGGGAAATACACAGGAAAGAGGGAatgcattttttgaaatcaatATCCTAGGCCAGCCCGGAAACTCTCCAATCAAATAATAGGTCAACTCCCCTTTAATGGTAAGGGCAAGGGGTCAATCCAATCCGGTACCTTCGCTTCCTTGTTACACATATCCTATCTTTTATTTAAATACATCCCGCCCACATCACACTCAGCCCTTACTTGGTCAGctaaacatttttgaaaaaaaaaaagacttttcCGGTCAGAAGTGGGGGGTTTGGGTGCGCTTCTTCTTCCTGCTGGTTCAGGAGCTTAGGCCCAAGCGCTAATAGTTTCCTAGTTGGAGTTGGCACACGTAGGCCCGGAACCGGAGGTTGGTTGGCGCATTCGGTAAAGTATTCCGCTAGCTGGCGCATAGCAATAGCAAGCAAGAAAGCTCAAAGCCAGCAGTAAGTAAGGTCCAGAGCAGGAGCAAGAAAATGGATTCGTGAGTGGC contains:
- the LOC125313451 gene encoding NADH-ubiquinone oxidoreductase chain 3, whose protein sequence is MMSEFAPICIYLVISPLLSLILLGVPFPFASNSSTYPEKLSAYECGFDPSGDARSRFDIRFYLVSILFIIPDPEVTFFFPWAVPPNKIDSFGSWSMMAFLLILTIGSLYEWKRGASDRE
- the LOC125313450 gene encoding ribosomal protein S12, mitochondrial, translated to MPTLNQLIRYGREEKRRTDRTRALDQCPQKQGVCLRVSTRTPKKPNSALRKIAKVRLSNRHDIFAYIPGEGHNLQEHSMVLIRGGRVKDLPGVKSHCIRGVKDLLGIPDRRRGRSKYGAEKPKSR